From Dermochelys coriacea isolate rDerCor1 chromosome 8, rDerCor1.pri.v4, whole genome shotgun sequence, the proteins below share one genomic window:
- the TM2D1 gene encoding TM2 domain-containing protein 1 isoform X2, whose amino-acid sequence MMVAARLRRRLLLLKRRQAAAAARLLGILWLACVAAEGVAGGEPPLKCDELRLGQYICEDPKIDNSTQEPLNCTNQTAYVPCHPAPNITCKDHSGNENNFTGKEVGFYKPIACRNVNGYSYKVAVALSLFLGWLGADRFYLGYPALGLLKFCTVGFCGIGSLIDFILISMQRPLSNPLHLLRGRHTENM is encoded by the exons ATGATGGTGGCCGCCCGGCTGAGGCGACGGCTCCTGCTGTTGAAGAGGCGTCAAGCCGCGGCGGCGGCCCGGTTGCTGGGCATCCTGTGGCTGGCGTGTGTCGCCGCGGAGGGCGTTGCCGGCGGGGAGCCTCCGCTCAAGTGCGACGAGCTGAGGCTGGGGCA ATATATTTGTGAAGATCCCAAAATAGACAATAGCACACAAGAACCACTGAATTGTACAAATCAGACAGCATACG TTCCATGTCATCCAGCACCAAATATTACTTGTAAGGATCACAGTGGCAATGAAAACAACTTTACTGGAAAGGAAGTTGGATTTTACAAACCTATTGCATGTCGTAATGT AAATGGTTACTCATACAAAGTGGCAGTGGCTCTGTCTTTATTTCTTGGATGGTTGGGAGCAGATAGATTTTATCTTGGGTATCCTGCCTTAG gTTTGTTAAAGTTCTGCACTGTAGGATTTTGTGGAATTGGTAGCCTAATTGATTTCATTCTCATTTCAATGCAG